The Cyprinus carpio isolate SPL01 chromosome B19, ASM1834038v1, whole genome shotgun sequence DNA window ggaaaactgttctgtggtcagacgaatcaaaatttgaagttctttttggaaaactgggacgccatgtcatccgaactaaagaggacaaggacaacccaagttgttatcagcgctcagttcagaagcctgcatctctgatggtatggggttgcatgattgtgtgtgttgcatggacagcttacacatctggaaaggcaccatcaatgctgaaaggtatatccaagttctagaacaacatatgctcccatccagacgtcgtctctttcagggaagaccttgcattttccaacatgacaatgccagaccacatacttgcatcaattacaacatcatggctgtgtagaagaaggatccggggtactgaaatggccagcctgcagtccagatctttcaccaatagaaaacattggcgcatcataaagtggaagatgcgacaaagaagacctaagacagctgagcaactagaagcctgtattacacaagaatgggacaacattcctattcctaaacttgagcaacttgtgtctcctcagtccccagacgtttgcagactgttataaaaagaagaggggatgccacacagtggtaaacatggcctttttctcagtttttttgagttttgctgatgccatgaaatttaaaatcagcttatttttcccttttaaattatacatttttctcagtttaaacatttgatatgtcatctatgttgcattctgaataaaatattgaaatttgaaacttccacatcattgcattctgtttttattcacaattcgtacagtgttccaacttttttggaatcgggtttgtaaaacaGTGTAGCTGCTGCAAGAAAACAAAGCTGCGttagcttttttttaaaggaaatggaAACACTTTGTGGTTGAAGTGTCTGTGCTTTACATAGAGGACCTGTAGTTTGATCAACACCTTTACAAACGACAGACACAATGGAGAAGATCATGTTCTTTTGTGCTGTTTCATACAGAATAATTCAGATCACTTCCAGCGGTAAATTTATTCTTCATGATTTCACATAACTGACCTTTTTaaccttaaatatatcaaaatcatgTCAAAGAATCGTTTTTTTGATGTTTTCCAGATGTTTCAGAACATGATGTGAGTATTTTACGAGTCCGGCTGAATGAAAGCATCACTCTGAACTGCAGCATGACAGACAGATATGAAATCTCCTGGTATCACCAAAATCCTGATTCTGGACGACTAACACTACTGATGTCTGCCAAGACCAGCAGTGTAGCGGGAAGAAAACTGCTAGTTAGGTTCAATCAAAACTGTCGTCTGACAGTTCATGCAGATGTGGAGATCAACACAGTCTCTCTAGTTATTTCTGGACTAACAGAGTCAGACTCTGGTCTTTATTTCTGTGGAACTAAATCAGTGGAAATGCACTTCAACAAACCAATCAGACTACAGATTGAGGGTTAGTACTGCTGACCTCTCCGTTTCTCTCAAATCTTTATAATGATTTCTATGAGGagatttttttagtaaatgattTTTACCATTGCTTAATTTATTTCAATCATCACTAGTACtcataaaaattaaagtttccagagaggtttttttttcttctttttcacagCAATGATTCAGAACTATTTTTGTTTCAATAAAGAACCTTCCAGTGCAccatttttgaaagaaacattgttttctttctgtgaagaacattttaatcatttaaagaaccttttgtggattGGAAAGATTCTGTGCAATCATAAGTCGGTGTCTGTGCTCCAGATATGAACGATTCTTCAAATCATGTGTGTTGTTGAGCAGTTTGCTGCTGTAATAATATTGAAACTCTTTGTGTTTGAgtaagtgatatatatatttaaatatttgcagaCAAGCCGACAGACAGAGAGGACAAAGTTCAGTCCGTCACAGATCCGCCGGAGGATGATGAGATCACAGGTGAGAGCAGAAATCTTTCTTGCTCGTGTCTCTTACAGGCATCTCTAGTTCTAAAATCAGTATTAATTCTTAAGTCAAGTGCATTAGTGCACAAGTTCATCGATCTGACTGaattatcttaaaaaataaacgatccaaaagagggtttttgcagagataaaaaaaaaaaaaaaattctttttagtTTCCTAGGAAACAACTAACAATTTTTAAAGgtgatgcatatatttatttcttttgactTTACTAAGGCATAAAATAGGCTACCATAATGTATTTGCAGATATTAGGAAACATGATAAGTTCACACACTTGTTtctcaaaacaaaaagaaaaaacaattctaCAGCCAGATAAATCTACTTTGAAATGTTCTGTGTCGGAAAACAGTtctgtgtcggaatgtctgtttttgttttgatctgtgtGGCTCCGCACACTTATAGTTTACTATATTTGTATTTCTATATATGTATTTCTACAGCCCAGGTTGTCAGTTGGCAGTAAATATATGGGATTAGATCTCTGCCACAATTCTGCATGTGAAAGATCATATTTTGAGTGCATTTTGTGGAGAAAATGCTTGGCAAAGAAGAAAGTATTTCAAGGTCAcgaaaatgtgtgtttgtcttgcaaagaaaaaaaagtattttgagcaCGTTTCTCTtttgcgtgtgcaaagtttcattaGCTTGCTTCCCTGATGCCCGTCCTCAGTGCTCTCTTCAAACTCAGTATAAATTAGGATTAGTGTCTGAActatgattattttgaaaataattctctgtctgtctgtagatgGAGTGACTCTGACGGAGCGTGTGCTGATGTTCGGTGGTGTTGGTCTGGctgtgttggtgttttttgtaGCTACAGTCCTTGCAGGAGGAATCATTCACTATAACGGCTGGCAGAAAGGATGGATCGCAGCCAAACGCTCATCTCTGATTCACCACAAATCActtaaataacatatttgtttgttttatttttcactctaTCGCATTAATCAGCATTGCTCTTACAGCCGATGGTGGCTCACCAGTGTGCTTCAGATGTGGATCTGTTGGCCAGATCTCACTTAGACTTCTGTTGTGGCAAGAAGAGCATTATTGTGTACATATAAACTGAATTCAAGAGAAATTAtacatgctgtttgttttttaaagcacataaagcttgattaaataaaaatgtttttcaacatTAAATGTGCTGTTGAGAGTTCTGATCAAATAAACTGCACTAAAACTAAGAGATGATTTCTGGCAGAAAACCTGATCATAACCAAAGCTAAAAGTTTTCAAACACAACTGTATGTGTGCAATGATGTCAGATCTGTTCTCACAgtttcagaaaaacaacaaatgttttcaCATCAGTGTCGCACAATGAACAATCATGATTTCCTGACTGACTGCAGTAAGATTACgcaactaaaaccacaaaaatatgagGTAATAACCACCACGGACACTAGAGAGTGTTACTTGTGCTAAAAAAATCACTATATTTAGACAAGACTAATAGAATAAACACATTAGTAAGAGTTAAACTCACTGAATATATGGAAAGATACTTAAGATACTCCTTTAAGAACAGTGTGTGTTTACAGCTACACTCGAACATGTTTAGACATGTTTTGTATGTCCATTTATGCTTTATTAAgagaattaattaaaacatttgctgatttacataaaattttaaatcttgAAACGACCAACAGATGGTAAAGTATGAAAGTTGGATTGtgacaaatgtctttgaaacaaaaaagcgtGTTGTattgcactaactgaaaaaataatgcattgcatttcaATGCTTTGCATTTTCAGGGCCTGCATTTTTAGCATAGTTGTGTATTTAAGCTctgaatatttcaattcaaaacatttcaaacatattttcatgattaaaaattaataattcatattcaccTACTAGAGATCACTTCCAAAATAtccaatatgtttaaaaatacgaTGTATAATATTCGACAGGCAGTATtcgtttcattttatttaattttccaaaTACGCTTCCACAAATTAAGTGGTTCAAATTCTACAGAAAATAATAAGTTTTAAGTATCCGCTTAGTTTCCTTAACTTTGTATGGATTGCGTGACGCTGGGGTTTCCCCTCATACGTCACACTCCAGGATTCCCCAATTAGGCATAACACGCCTCCATTAactaatacagtgatataaaatgaCCAAACTcagatttttttacattgtgaattcatttaaatcattaaatatgtttaataggCTCAACATGGACATTTATAGATAGACTCATTTATAACATTAACCCTTGTGCGCTCCTCATTTgagagtcacactcatggtcttcacgGTCAAAATTGActggacacctgaaatgtaacgtttttttatttgagtgtaataattctaatatattttttgttgaataaaattttttcttttgtattttgagataatttcatggtactaattaatgtttatgcaataattatgaacagttcttcccattgaaaatagtaaaaaaaattattttttctaatttttttaaaaattatttttcaattaatgcagtatttcagattaaaatagagacgTTCAAATCCAAttttgaaggcagaatagcacctcctggtgagagcaaagaaagaaaaagctgtAATTTCATGGTGTAGCCACTAGATGCCTGTATAGGACTCTGTAGAGAGG harbors:
- the LOC122140680 gene encoding uncharacterized protein LOC122140680, with translation MEKIMFFCAVSYRIIQITSSDVSEHDVSILRVRLNESITLNCSMTDRYEISWYHQNPDSGRLTLLMSAKTSSVAGRKLLVRFNQNCRLTVHADVEINTVSLVISGLTESDSGLYFCGTKSVEMHFNKPIRLQIEDKPTDREDKVQSVTDPPEDDEITDGVTLTERVLMFGGVGLAVLVFFVATVLAGGIIHYNGWQKGWIAAKRSSLIHHKSLK